From the genome of Narcine bancroftii isolate sNarBan1 unplaced genomic scaffold, sNarBan1.hap1 Scaffold_617, whole genome shotgun sequence, one region includes:
- the LOC138751026 gene encoding uncharacterized protein yields MASTGLHRELGQGQTHPGSIPAPWLGIERGSFTRHLLCMGAEMRNNLRQGLKMLFSEVVELHSGDPQAMGQKPITFLRQVRSRVDAAARFGDKNCTQYSEFGLPNILNIFTRTS; encoded by the exons ATGGCATCAACAGGACTGCACCGAGAGCTCGGACAGGGCCAGACCCATCCAGGGTCCATCCCAGCCCCCTGGCTGGGGATAGAGCGGGGCTCTTTCACACGACACTTGCTCTGCATGGGGGCCGAGATGAGGAATAATCTCCGGCAG GGTCTGAAGATGCTCTTCTCGGAGGTGGTCGAACTGCACTCTGGAGACCCCCAGGCCATGGGGCAGAAGCCAATCACATTCCTCCGACAGGTGAGGTCGAGGGTCGACGCTGCCGCCAGA tttggtgacaaaaactgcacacaatactccgaaTTTGGCCTCCCCAATATCTTGAACATCTTTACcagaacatcctaa